The following coding sequences are from one Triticum aestivum cultivar Chinese Spring chromosome 5A, IWGSC CS RefSeq v2.1, whole genome shotgun sequence window:
- the LOC123101176 gene encoding disease resistance protein RGA2-like, whose product MAAVLDSLASYVADMVIEMAKEEVAMLIGVSGEIENLGIKLRDLKNFLADADRRNITDDSVQGWVEELKRAMYDVTDILDLCQLKVMEQGPSKDMGCLNPLLFCMRNPLHAHDIGSRIKTLNQKLDDIFKRGSSFNFIKLEAYQDRMVTRSQAVDRKTDPLLERSGVVGEKIEDDTRALVKVLTEEVADDSDSIMIVAIAGVGGIGKTTFSKKVFNDEAIQGKFAKKIWLSITQVFNEVELLRTAITAANGNLPGSGGGSRDKAFLVPALADAVRDKKIFLVLDDMWGTNEWNNLLMAPFSHAAPNSRILVTTRHETVARGMKAKHPYHHVGKLGPEDAWTLLKKQVLATEKSEPAIDMLKDIGLEIIEKCDGLPLAIKVMGGLLCQKDKQRCDWEKVLNDAIWSLVGMWIGEGFVHGDSDRLEELGIEYHKELILRILIEPDTSYAGQYICNMHDVVRSFAQYVTRDEALVAHRGGTVNSKLSLQRFLRLSIETRGVESDEFEWRSLHEQKSLRSLILVGKFKIQSGDSLIPFSSLRTLHIEYANFAALFKSLYQLKHLRYLALRECNDIKSLRENIHKMKFLQHISVAGCQNLVKLPDTIVKLQGLRYLELYGTSVSSMPIPQKKSMPRGFSALTNLRILWGFHTHMDGDWCSLEELQPLSQLGEIGLASLENVSAASFATKARLSEKVYLSCMALYCKSRLGDDGLVKEEVSEQDQGTIMEVFDELYPPPYVQDIRIQGYFGRQLPKWMMSTATTPLNSLRILIFEDLACCIQLPNGLCQLPYLDYLEVNRAPAIKRVGPEFLQPYSHHHHASFQALAAFPRLNKMIFRKMVEWEEWDWEEDMQAMPVLEELIIHDCKRRIPLGLVSHARALKKLTIWSIKCLHSLENFASVVELDLYDLPELTSISNLPKLQKLAINCCPKLESLQEMTVLRRLVLTVFYNEKRLPLFMQTVKPSHLLLDCSPEVLASMAVGKSGVEWDMFSHIQHVEAYANDEGTEKRWHLFYTREPYKMETNVEANQQEAYEDDREDANEDEKRDGDEEDGDDEAWTRICPAHICSLSVLYWDLGFFLTRFNFPFPLMPNGNTDSLVQWWLLALTQIPLQCHKHLCAVIMVVCGESG is encoded by the exons ATGGCGGCGGTCCTGGATTCTTTGGCATCCTATGTCGCTGACATGGTCATCGAGATGGCCAAAGAAGAGGTGGCCATGCTGATTGGAGTGTCCGGTGAGATAGAAAATCTGGGCATCAAGCTTAGGGACCTCAAGAACTTCCTTGCAGATGCCGATAGGAGGAACATCACTGATGACAGCGTGCAGGGGTGGGTGGAGGAACTGAAGCGTGCCATGTATGATGTTACCGACATCCTTGACTTGTGTCAGCTCAAAGTAATGGAGCAAGGTCCATCCAAGGATATGGGGTGCCTAAACCCTCTGCTCTTCTGCATGAGGAACCCCCTCCATGCCCACGACATTGGCAGCCGCATCAAGACACTTAACCAAAAGTTGGATGACATCTTCAAGAGGGGTAGTAGTTTCAATTTCATCAAGCTAGAAGCCTACCAGGACCGGATGGTGACCCGTTCTCAAGCTGTTGACCGCAAGACGGATCCGTTGTTGGAGCGGTCGGGTGTGGTTGGGGAGAAGATTGAAGATGACACGAGAGCGCTTGTGAAGGTGCTCACAGAGGAAGTAGCTGATGATAGTGATAGCATCATGATTGTTGCCATCGCTGGTGTCGGTGGAATTGGTAAGACTACCTTCAGCAAGAAGGTCTTCAACGACGAGGCAATCCAAGGCAAATTCGCCAAGAAGATATGGCTGAGCATCACACAGGTGTTCAATGAGGTTGAGTTGCTGAGGACGGCCATCACAGCTGCCAATGGAAACCTGCCTGGCTCTGGGGGTGGGTCTCGGGATAAAGCGTTCCTTGTGCCAGCTCTTGCTGACGCCGTCAGGGACAAGAAGATTTTTCTTGTGTTGGATGACATGTGGGGAACCAACGAATGGAACAACTTGCTCATGGCTCCCTTTAGCCATGCTGCACCCAATAGTCGAATCCTTGTCACCACAAGACATGAGACTGTTGCCCGAGGCATGAAAGCCAAGCATCCCTACCACCATGTTGGCAAATTAGGGCCTGAAGATGCATGGACCTTGCTGAAGAAGCAG GTACTCGCTACAGAGAAAAGTGAACCTGCGATTGATATGCTAAAGGATATTGGACTGGAAATTATAGAAAAATGTGATGGGTTACCACTTGCAATAAAAGTGATGGGAGGACTCCTATGCCAAAAGGATAAACAGCGATGTGATTGGGAGAAAGTTCTGAATGATGCTATATGGTC ATTGGTCGGCATGTGGATTGGTGAAGGATTTGTTCATGGAGACTCTGATAGATTGGAAGAACTAGGAATTGAGTACCATAAAGAGCTAATATTGAGGATCCTTATAGAGCCAGATACATCATATGCCGGTCAATATATTTGCAACATGCATGATGTTGTTCGTTCATTCGCTCAATATGTGACTAGAGATGAAGCACTAGTAGCTCACCGCGGAGGAACTGTTAATAGTAAACTTAGTTTGCAAAGGTTTCTTAGGTTGTCCATAGAAACCAGAGGAGTGGAATCAGATGAATTTGAGTGGAGGAGTTTACATGAGCAGAAATCACTTAGATCATTAATACTAGTTGGAAAATTTAAGATTCAGTCTGGTGATTCCTTGATTCCTTTTTCAAGTCTACGGACTCTGCACATAGAGTATGCAAATTTTGCTGCATTGTTCAAATCTTTGTATCAGCTCAAACACTTGAGGTATTTGGCACTAAGGGAATGCAATGATATAAAGAGCTTGCGAGAGAACATTCACAAAATGAAGTTCTTGCAGCACATTAGTGTTGCTGGTTGTCAGAATCTTGTGAAACTTCCGGATACCATTGTAAAGTTACAAGGACTGAGATATCTTGAACTTTACGGCACATCTGTAAGTAGTATGcctattcctcaaaaaaaaagtaTGCCTAGGGGGTTCTCTGCTCTCACAAATTTGAGGATACTTTGGGGGTTCCATACCCACATGGATGGTGATTGGTGTAGTTTGGAAGAGCTCCAGCCGCTTTCCCAGCTTGGGGAAATTGGATTAGCAAGTCTGGAGAATGTATCCGCTGCCTCATTTGCCACAAAGGCAAGGCTGAGTGAAAAGGTCTATCTTTCCTGCATGGCCTTATACTGTAAGAGCAGGCTAGGCGATGATGGATTAGTGAAGGAAGAAGTTTCTGAGCAGGATCAAGGAACAATTATGGAGGTATTTGATGAGCTCTATCCTCCGCCTTATGTGCAAGATATTCGCATCCAAGGATATTTCGGGCGTCAGCTCCCAAAATGGATGATGTCGACAGCAACGACGCCCCTCAATAGCTTGAGGATACTAATATTTGAAGACCTGGCTTGTTGCATCCAACTCCCTAATGGCTTGTGTCAGCTCCCATATCTGGATTACCTGGAGGTCAACCGTGCTCCGGCAATCAAGCGTGTCGGTCCTGAATTCTTGCAGCCCTATAGTCACCATCACCATGCTTCATTTCAGGCGCTAGCTGCATTTCCGAGACTGAACAAGATGATCTTTAGGAAAATGGTGGAATGGGAGGAGTGGGATTGGGAGGAGGACATGCAAGCTATGCCTGTCTTGGAGGAGCTTATAATCCATGATTGTAAACGGCGTATTCCTCTCGGCCTCGTGTCCCATGCAAGGGCTTTGAAAAAGCTAACCATATGGTCCATCAAGTGCCTCCACTCTCTAGAGAACTTCGCCTCCGTAGTTGAGCTCGACCTGTATGACTTACCAGAGCTGACTAGCATCTCCAATTTGCCCAAATTGCAAAAGCTTGCCATCAACTGCTGCCCAAAGCTTGAGTCGCTGCAGGAGATGACTGTACTCCGGAGACTCGTGCTGACAGTTTTCTATAATGAGAAACGACTTCCATTGTTCATGCAAACTGTAAAGCCCAGTCATTTGCTTCTGGACTGCAGCCCAGAGGTACTCGCCTCCATGGCTGTGGGAAAATCTGGCGTTGAGTGGGACATGTTCAGCCATATCCAGCATGTCGAGGCTTATGCAAACGACGAAGGCACTGAAAAGAGATGGCACCTATTTTACACAAGAGAGCCCTACAAAATGGAGACAAATGTGGAGGCAAATCAGCAG GAGGCATATGAAGACGACAGAGAAGACGCAAATGAAGATGAGAAAAGGGACGGCGATGAAGAGGACGGAGATGACGAAGCTTGGACACGAATCTGCCCTGCACATATTTGCTCACTGTCTGTTCTCTACTGGGATCTGGGATTCTTCCTCACCAGATTCAACTTCCCTTTCCCTCTGATGCCGAATGGTAACACCGACAGTTTGGTCCAGTGGTGGTTGCTGGCACTGACTCAGATTCCTCTGCAGTGTCACAAGCATCTCTGTGCGGTGATCATGGTTGTCTGCGGCGAATCTGGATAG
- the LOC123101177 gene encoding uncharacterized protein, which yields MHSQRVTVVATSSKSEGPRNENSKNITPAPGNATNLQQHTLGDVSNVDMHSQMGPCLLTEPNGPRMETMLRGQTNTHPPPPGHVLDVDPLTQMSGVVDEPAISDHDASLPTYSAITAANGADLAESSNDGDTTAKSIVITDSRQAKRAHDRERKRAYDRERREKLTSEQREQINARRRETYHRKKELGPKFLEEQNRKTREQRIQRRDSLTAEKRADMNAERKTRYMSRKNTPCPESIAMRRPDLPTTSATNQSLHSGASPVSTNMAGHSFKSNDSLSAENASATRGPTYIRNIETDGAYLSRTLGDGAVDGNLITINEHLTSADQQTSDRLTIADNGADEQRHESRAKRRTRERSCKGSMAAKKHHEKIGKRKSCTKVPHGERNALLDRRNESFADDMDAYLSCLMNDNVNPDNLFDDEYYLFAGEGSDADDMEHDELKDDHHNTYVDHDPLDYVYSNLPDHTHILKHAANCDHCKAKKFESEAPGFCCRSGQIELKQPEPIPELMRLWSSTDADSRHFRENIRFFNGHFSFTTLGVSLDESYTNMKSGVYTFRAHGTIYHNVHSFGPTSRPEHLQLYFYDDDPGLTHRKAAI from the exons ATGCATTCCCAAAGGGTCACAG TGGTCGCAACAAGCAGCAAATCAGAAGGACCTCGCAATGAGAATTCAAAAAACATCACACCCGCACCGGGGAATGCAACAAATTTGCAACAACACACTCTTGGTGATGTCTCTAATGTTGACATGCATTCCCAAATGGGTCCAT GCTTGCTCACCGAGCCCAATGGACCCCGCATGGAAACGATGTTGCGTGGACAGACAaacacccacccaccccctcctgGTCATGTCCTCGATGTTGATCCGCTGACCCAGATGAGTGGAG TTGTAGATGAACCAGCCATCTCAGATCATGATGCTTCATTACCTACATATAGTGCTATCACAGCTGCTAATGGTGCAGATCTAGCAGAGAGTTCTAACG ATGGAGATACAACAGCAAAATCTATTGTCATTACTGACAGTAGACAAGCTAAGAGGGCACACGATAGAGAGCGCAAAAGGGCATACGATAGAGAGCGCAGAGAGAAATTGACCAGCGAACAAAGAGAGCAGATAAATGCacggagacgagaaacttatcacAGGAAAAAGGAGTTGGGACCCAAATTCCTAGAAGAACAAAATCGGAAGACACGGGAACAACGCATACAAAGACGAGATAGCTTAACTGCTGAGAAAAGAGCGGACATGAATGCTGAAAGAAAGACAAGATACATGTCTAGGAAAAACACCCCGTGCCCTGAATCCATTGCAATGCGACGTCCAGATTTACCTACTACATCTGCGACCAATCAGTCTTTGCACAGTGGTGCATCACCTGTGTCAACGAACATGGCAGGACACTCCTTCAAATCTAATG ATTCGTTGTCCGCCGAAAATGCGTCAGCAACTCGTGGCCCCACGTACATTCGCAACATCGAAACCGATG GTGCCTATCTAAGCAGAACCTTAGGTGATGGTGCTGTAGATGGCAACCTCATAACAATCAATGAGCACCTAACAAGTGCCGACCAGCAAACCAGTGATCGGCTAACAATAGCGGATAATGGAGCTGACGAGCAGAGGCATGAGTCCAGAGCAAAGCGTAGGACGAGAGAGCGATCTTGCAAGGGAAGTATGGCGGCGAAGAAGCATCATGAGAAAATTGGCAAGCGGAAATCATGTACGAAGGTGCCACATGGTGAGAGGAACGCTCTGCTAGATCGTCGTAATGAAAGCTTTGCAG ACGACATGGACGCTTACCTTAGTTGTCTCATGAATGATAATGTCAACCCTGACAACCTCTTTGACGACGAGTATTACCTATTTGCTGGTGAAG GCTCAGATGCTGATGACATGGAGCACGACGAATTGAAAGATGACCATCACAATACATATGTCGACCATGATCCATTGGACTATGTCTACTCAAACCTCCCAGACCACACACACATCCTGAAGCACGCCGCGAACTGCGATCACTGCAAGGCCAAGAAGTTTGAGTCCGAGGCCCCGGGATTCTGCTGTCGCAGTGGACAGATCGAGCTGAAGCAACCGGAGCCCATCCCGGAGCTAATGAGGCTTTGGTCTAGCACGGATGCAGACTCAAGGCATTTTCGGGAGAACATACGGTTCTTCAACGGCCACTTCTCCTTCACAACCCTCGGCGTCAGCCTCGATGAAAGCTACACAAACATGAAGTCTGGGGTGTACACGTTTCGGGCGCACGGCACCATCTACCACAACGTTCATTCCTTCGGGCCAACATCCCGTCCAGAGCATCTACAGTTGTATTTCTACGACGACGACCCGGGCCTAACCCATCGCAAGGCTGCCATATGA